GGAAAATATAAACTTTTTGAGAACAATAATATAGAGGTTGAAACTTTTGATTTAGAAGTTTCAAAGTATCTAGTTACACAGAAATTATGGACAGATGTAATGGGAAGAAATCCAAGTCTAGTAGAAGATATTCTAGGAATGAAGCCAGTTGAAAATATTACTTGGTGGCACACACTACAATTCTGTAATAAATTAAGTGAATTAGAAGGATTAAAACCCGTTTATGACTTAAGTCAAATAAAAAGTGCAAAATTGTATATAAATCAATTAGATGATGAAAAAAGTATCAATTATTATGAAGATTTTTTAATAAATAAAAATGGAAAAATAGGAGACTTTAGTAAAACAGAAGGATATAGGCTTCCAACTTCAATAGAATGGGAGTGGTTTGCTGGAGGTGGACAAAAAGCTATCAATAAAGGAACATTTGGTCACATTTTTCATAAAAGCGATAATTTAGATCAAATTGCTTGGTATCGTTATAATTCACTTCTTACCACTCATAATATTGCTGAAAAAATACCAAATGAGCTTGGAATTTTTGATTGTATAGGAAATGTATATGAATGGTGTCATAATCAAAGGTATGAATTTAAAAATTTTAAAGAAGAAAAAGGAAGTACTTTTGATAATATGTACAAGGTAATAATGGGTGGGTCTTTCTATTCTGATCCTAAGGATTTTTATCCATTTATTTTTTCATATCCTTCAATAAACTCTTGTATGGATATTGGATTTCGTTTTGTAAAAACTTTTAGGGGGAAATATGAGTGAAATATTTCTATTGAATAGTAACAAGAAAATAAGTATTAAAAAAATTTTAAAGCTTACAGGTGAATTTGATAGTTTTAAATTTCAAGATATTCCAGATTATGATATATACTTTGATGAAAAAGATGAAAATTATAACAAAGATTTAGAAATAAAAGACGATGATGAAGATTACAAAATTCTTTCTAGTATAAATGTAGGAGATAACCATCCATATTTTTTAAGTCAAGAAATATTAGATGCTATATTTTTTGATAAGGAAAATTATTCAGATGAAAGAAAAAAAATTAATAATTATGAGGAAAATAATGAAAGACTTGATATGGATGAAGAATTACTTGAATATCCATTATCTGTAGTAGGGGCAGTAAGAATATGGAAAAAAATTGTATTAGAGGTTTTGAAGTATTTTATGATAGATTTTCTTCTAATTATGGTGTTAGAACCTTTAGTCCTTGTGCTAGAAAAGATTGGGAAGAAGCTATAAAATATATAATAAAATTATCTAAAATGTTGAATACAGATATAAGAACTGAAGATGGAGAAATCTATACAAGAGAAAATATAGAAAAATATTCTTATGATAAAAGTATACTTGCTGGTTTAAATTATTTAAGTAAACATATTTCAGCATTTATTGATACAAATATAAATTATATTTTTTTTAATAAAGAGATATTAGAAAAAATAAAAAAATCAAAAGA
This Fusobacterium animalis 7_1 DNA region includes the following protein-coding sequences:
- a CDS encoding formylglycine-generating enzyme family protein; amino-acid sequence: MREDMVFVKGGKYKLFENNNIEVETFDLEVSKYLVTQKLWTDVMGRNPSLVEDILGMKPVENITWWHTLQFCNKLSELEGLKPVYDLSQIKSAKLYINQLDDEKSINYYEDFLINKNGKIGDFSKTEGYRLPTSIEWEWFAGGGQKAINKGTFGHIFHKSDNLDQIAWYRYNSLLTTHNIAEKIPNELGIFDCIGNVYEWCHNQRYEFKNFKEEKGSTFDNMYKVIMGGSFYSDPKDFYPFIFSYPSINSCMDIGFRFVKTFRGKYE